A region from the Desulfitobacterium dehalogenans ATCC 51507 genome encodes:
- the nuoH gene encoding NADH-quinone oxidoreductase subunit NuoH produces the protein MEAIRALNELPQNIADAIRGLFADPNSIWADLTMTLIGMILIIVVIVISALLLIVLERKIAGWGSQRPGPNRLGPRGWFQTIADALKLLGKEDLVPANADRFMFKIAPMFIFGIPILTLTIIPFGYAMTVIDLELGVFFYLGITSISTLALLMAGWSSNNKYSLLGGMRAVAQMISYEIPLIFSLLGVVMLTQTFNLTKIVEAQATLPFIFLQPLAFIIFLICGQAEVNRAPFDLLEADQEIIAGPFTEYTGLRWGLFYLGEYANLVAMCALATTVFLGGWQGPAVLPGWAWFWLKVGLLIFVSMWVRWTFPRIRIDHLMHLAWKVLLPLALLNILLTGLGIYIYQLVIGG, from the coding sequence ATGGAAGCTATACGTGCTTTAAATGAGTTGCCACAAAATATTGCGGATGCCATCCGTGGTTTGTTTGCGGATCCGAATTCGATTTGGGCAGACTTAACCATGACCTTAATCGGGATGATACTTATCATCGTAGTGATCGTCATTTCAGCGCTTTTACTGATTGTTCTCGAACGTAAAATTGCTGGTTGGGGATCCCAGCGTCCCGGTCCAAACCGCTTAGGTCCACGTGGATGGTTTCAAACGATTGCCGATGCTCTGAAGTTGCTGGGTAAAGAAGATCTTGTGCCCGCAAACGCGGATCGGTTTATGTTTAAGATTGCTCCTATGTTTATATTTGGTATTCCCATTTTGACCTTGACCATTATTCCCTTTGGTTATGCCATGACCGTTATCGATCTGGAACTGGGTGTGTTTTTCTATCTGGGAATTACCTCGATATCCACTCTTGCCCTGTTAATGGCAGGATGGAGTTCCAACAATAAGTATTCATTGCTGGGTGGTATGCGTGCTGTTGCACAGATGATCAGTTACGAGATCCCCTTGATCTTCTCACTTCTTGGGGTTGTCATGCTGACTCAGACCTTTAATTTAACGAAAATCGTGGAAGCACAGGCGACATTGCCCTTTATTTTCTTACAGCCTTTAGCATTTATAATCTTTTTGATTTGCGGACAAGCGGAAGTCAACAGGGCGCCATTCGACCTTTTAGAAGCTGACCAGGAAATCATCGCCGGACCCTTTACGGAGTACACAGGATTGCGCTGGGGATTATTCTACCTTGGTGAGTACGCTAATCTTGTAGCTATGTGCGCATTAGCAACCACCGTATTCCTTGGTGGCTGGCAAGGGCCGGCAGTTTTACCGGGCTGGGCTTGGTTCTGGTTAAAAGTAGGTCTCTTGATCTTTGTCTCCATGTGGGTTCGTTGGACGTTCCCGCGGATTCGGATTGACCACTTAATGCATTTGGCCTGGAAGGTCTTGTTACCGCTCGCGCTTCTCAACATCTTGTTGACGGGTTTGGGGATTTACATCTATCAACTCGTGATTGGAGGGTGA
- the nuoK gene encoding NADH-quinone oxidoreductase subunit NuoK has translation MSISVGLGSYLLVGAMLFCLGLYGVFVKRNIIAILMSVELMLNAVNINFIAFSRFAPWASPGTNPLIGQVAAIFVIVVAAAEIAVGLALVIAIYRNRRTTNVDEFNWLKW, from the coding sequence ATGAGTATAAGCGTTGGGCTTGGATCCTATCTTTTGGTTGGAGCGATGCTTTTTTGCCTGGGGCTCTACGGAGTTTTCGTGAAGCGAAACATCATTGCCATTCTCATGTCCGTTGAATTGATGCTTAACGCAGTGAATATTAACTTCATTGCTTTTAGTCGGTTTGCCCCCTGGGCTAGTCCCGGGACAAATCCCCTCATTGGACAGGTGGCCGCAATCTTTGTTATCGTTGTTGCTGCAGCGGAAATTGCCGTGGGATTGGCGTTGGTTATCGCCATTTACCGCAATCGCCGTACCACGAATGTGGATGAATTCAACTGGTTGAAGTGGTAG
- a CDS encoding NADH-quinone oxidoreductase subunit A — translation MSDNFAAVGIALVVAIAINLIMMLMPKLLAPKKPVPEKLTPYEGGNVTIGRTWLGFKSNYFLYALVFTAFDVETVFLFPWALSFRQLGTFAFIEMFVFIVILLVGFWYAWKEGALEWM, via the coding sequence ATGTCAGATAACTTTGCTGCTGTGGGGATTGCTCTTGTGGTAGCAATTGCCATCAACTTAATTATGATGTTGATGCCAAAACTCTTAGCTCCAAAAAAACCGGTTCCTGAAAAGTTAACACCCTATGAAGGCGGTAACGTGACCATAGGAAGGACCTGGTTGGGTTTCAAAAGCAATTATTTTCTTTATGCTCTTGTTTTTACAGCTTTTGATGTAGAAACGGTATTCCTGTTTCCATGGGCGTTGTCGTTCCGACAACTTGGAACCTTCGCTTTTATTGAAATGTTCGTATTCATTGTCATTCTCTTAGTTGGTTTCTGGTATGCTTGGAAGGAAGGTGCATTAGAGTGGATGTAG
- a CDS encoding complex I subunit 4 family protein produces MSTLALQPEVGSFILPFALLAPILAALLIVFLPKEEGKTIKLVAALGTLTSLLLSLYVFFAYDRSLAGMQFNLTIPLIPDIGVNLAFGVDGISIPMLLLTNLIGFTAVYSSWNIDNRVKEFFVLLLILIAGVMGTFIARDLFIFFLFYEIVVIPIYIMVIIWGSTKRVTKEYAGMKLTIYLLIGSALLLVAMVSLWVNATNQLAALGQGPTFMFDELAKLQYDQTFQIICFGLLTLGFGSLISMFPFHSWSPDGYAGAPTAVSMIHAGVLKKIGGYGLIRLGLMVFPLGAKFWAPVIAVLAVINVLYAAFIALAQKDLKYVVGYSSVSHMGYVLIAVAALNITSINGAVAMMFAHGVMSALFFSMIGFIYEKTHTRNIAELGGLAHQMPRLAVGFLLAGMAGLGLPGTVNFIGEFTIFIGTVKVLPVHAIVGIAGIIFTAVYSLRLIANVLFGPRRKEWDHLKDLRGPELVPLVVLVFVIIITGVFPNTVLQLIDTGVQSSGLAKVLEAVTQAKMGGLF; encoded by the coding sequence ATGTCGACTTTGGCACTTCAGCCTGAAGTGGGCTCCTTTATTCTGCCATTCGCACTGTTAGCACCCATTCTGGCAGCACTGCTTATTGTGTTCCTGCCCAAAGAGGAAGGAAAGACGATTAAACTGGTGGCAGCTCTGGGTACCCTCACTTCATTGTTACTTTCTCTCTATGTATTCTTTGCCTATGACCGCTCCTTAGCAGGCATGCAGTTTAATCTCACGATTCCGCTGATTCCGGATATCGGTGTTAATCTGGCTTTCGGGGTGGACGGCATTAGTATTCCTATGCTCTTACTCACGAACCTCATCGGCTTTACTGCCGTGTATTCCTCTTGGAACATCGACAATCGTGTCAAAGAGTTCTTCGTTCTTCTCCTGATCCTGATTGCCGGGGTTATGGGAACCTTCATTGCCCGCGACCTGTTTATCTTCTTCCTTTTCTATGAAATCGTGGTTATTCCCATTTATATCATGGTTATCATCTGGGGAAGTACAAAACGGGTGACCAAAGAGTATGCAGGGATGAAGCTGACCATCTACCTGTTGATCGGATCCGCTTTATTGCTGGTGGCTATGGTTTCCCTTTGGGTCAATGCTACCAACCAGCTGGCCGCCCTGGGCCAGGGGCCGACCTTTATGTTCGATGAGCTGGCAAAGCTTCAGTATGACCAGACCTTCCAGATCATTTGCTTCGGTCTTTTAACGTTAGGCTTTGGTTCGCTGATTTCTATGTTCCCCTTCCATTCATGGTCTCCTGACGGTTATGCCGGCGCTCCTACAGCGGTCAGTATGATTCACGCCGGAGTCTTGAAGAAGATCGGGGGTTACGGTTTAATTCGCCTGGGACTTATGGTGTTCCCCTTGGGTGCAAAATTCTGGGCGCCGGTGATTGCCGTCTTAGCGGTGATTAACGTTCTCTATGCAGCCTTCATCGCTTTAGCACAGAAAGACCTCAAATATGTGGTCGGATATTCTTCCGTAAGCCATATGGGTTATGTTCTGATTGCCGTGGCGGCACTTAATATAACCAGTATCAATGGCGCAGTGGCCATGATGTTTGCGCACGGCGTGATGTCAGCCCTCTTCTTCTCCATGATCGGATTTATCTATGAGAAGACCCATACCCGCAATATTGCGGAACTGGGCGGGCTTGCCCATCAGATGCCACGCCTGGCCGTAGGTTTCTTACTGGCAGGTATGGCTGGCCTGGGATTGCCCGGCACAGTGAACTTTATCGGTGAATTTACGATCTTCATTGGAACGGTTAAGGTATTGCCGGTCCATGCGATAGTTGGTATCGCCGGGATTATCTTCACAGCGGTTTATTCCCTCCGACTTATTGCCAATGTCCTCTTCGGACCTCGCCGTAAGGAATGGGATCATCTGAAAGACCTGCGCGGTCCTGAGCTTGTTCCTTTGGTTGTTCTGGTCTTTGTCATCATCATCACTGGTGTGTTCCCGAACACCGTACTGCAATTGATTGACACCGGGGTCCAATCCTCAGGGTTAGCCAAGGTGCTTGAAGCTGTGACTCAGGCGAAGATGGGGGGGTTGTTCTAA
- a CDS encoding YraN family protein — MSESRQALGKYGEELAVKHIKQAGLTVRECNYRCPLGEMDIIAQDGETIVFIEVRTRSTGRQGWGEESITSKKRERLYRIATHYLNYRKYKEWPSLRFDIIAIRSQDREGSQPDIIWIRSI, encoded by the coding sequence GTGAGCGAAAGTCGGCAAGCATTAGGAAAATATGGAGAGGAACTTGCTGTAAAGCATATTAAGCAGGCTGGACTTACTGTTCGGGAATGCAATTATCGCTGTCCTTTAGGGGAAATGGATATTATCGCTCAAGACGGGGAAACGATTGTTTTTATTGAAGTTCGGACTCGTTCCACCGGAAGACAGGGATGGGGGGAAGAGAGCATTACCTCTAAGAAGCGTGAGAGACTTTATCGTATTGCTACTCATTATTTAAACTATAGGAAGTATAAAGAGTGGCCTTCTTTACGCTTTGACATAATTGCCATACGTTCCCAAGACCGGGAAGGCAGTCAGCCGGATATTATCTGGATCCGTAGCATTTAA
- a CDS encoding NuoI/complex I 23 kDa subunit family protein: protein MLGKGLLTGMGIVLKKMLGPNVTEFYPEVMPDLPKAVRSSMGLEPEKCISCTLCALACPNKVITLTSEKDENNKKVLKSYHMDVGRCLFCGLCTEACPTDALTVTQEFENSVFYPEDLYWDMIERSKRNRKEGNE, encoded by the coding sequence GTGTTAGGTAAAGGATTATTAACGGGAATGGGCATCGTACTCAAGAAGATGCTCGGACCAAACGTCACAGAGTTCTATCCTGAGGTCATGCCGGATCTTCCCAAGGCCGTTCGCAGCTCGATGGGACTGGAACCGGAAAAATGCATTTCCTGCACATTGTGTGCTTTGGCCTGTCCGAACAAGGTCATTACTTTAACCAGTGAAAAGGATGAAAACAATAAAAAAGTTCTTAAATCCTATCACATGGATGTGGGACGTTGTTTGTTCTGCGGCCTATGCACGGAAGCATGTCCGACGGATGCACTGACAGTGACCCAAGAGTTTGAGAACTCCGTCTTCTATCCCGAGGATTTATATTGGGACATGATTGAGCGTTCGAAGCGTAATCGGAAGGAGGGCAACGAATGA
- a CDS encoding NADH-quinone oxidoreductase subunit C has protein sequence MGNNEVLKKRVDDLASRVGGTVEEMLDTLVLTVKAPYITETLTAAKSFEEVPCDFLHDIGGVDKLDHFEVVYQLNSLRGPQKLRVKAIVDRDNPVIDSVTRLWAGADFMEREAYDMFGIQFKGHPNLKRIYMWDDFEGFPLRKDYVTEPAEVRNVMRVRREDD, from the coding sequence ATGGGAAATAATGAAGTATTAAAAAAACGTGTGGATGATTTAGCATCCCGGGTCGGCGGAACCGTCGAAGAGATGCTCGATACTTTAGTGCTTACCGTTAAGGCACCTTATATTACGGAAACCTTAACGGCAGCAAAAAGCTTCGAAGAAGTGCCTTGTGACTTTCTCCACGACATTGGGGGAGTGGATAAGTTAGACCACTTCGAAGTGGTCTATCAATTAAACAGTTTGCGCGGACCACAAAAACTCAGAGTCAAAGCGATTGTAGATCGCGACAATCCAGTGATTGATTCAGTAACCCGACTTTGGGCAGGTGCCGATTTCATGGAGCGGGAAGCTTATGATATGTTTGGCATTCAATTCAAAGGGCATCCCAATCTGAAACGGATTTATATGTGGGATGACTTCGAAGGGTTTCCACTTCGCAAAGATTATGTCACAGAGCCTGCGGAAGTTCGAAATGTTATGCGCGTGCGCAGGGAAGATGATTAA
- a CDS encoding NADH-quinone oxidoreductase subunit N gives MVSFELSLLSTEIIMAVLGLGLFAVGLILPRGSRQGMFPLTLFALLGTLAYAVYDFFYGGNAAFLQGMYMHDQFASFFKILFVIAAFLVVLSTKDYVAKFQAHRGEFYPLLLIATLGMMLMAGAGDLITMYVGLEMMTITFYILVAYHPNDPKSSEAGIKYLVLGAASSAVLLYGISLIYGLTGSTQMHSVAMTLGAEANPVTILATVMMLAGFGFKISLVPFHMWAPDIYEGAPAPITAFLATASKAAGFAALIRFYVLMMYNHSMGEAGLILLLVLAALTMIIGNLMAFPQKNIQRLMAYSGIAQAGYVIVGVIAVSIASSAAQGGVDPVSAFLDGIKGVLFYLMIYVFANLGAFAVITHVAQSQGSTEIKDYAGLAKRSPLSAAVLTLSVLSLAGIPPLAGFVGKFYLFSAVVNQGHVWIAVIGFVMSMISVYYYLSIVKVMYLGDGEGLPEVPVRGAAKFGMVFSMIITIVLGIYPTPLAQMAITAATSLVK, from the coding sequence ATGGTGAGTTTCGAATTATCTTTACTCTCAACGGAAATCATTATGGCAGTCCTTGGCCTTGGCTTATTCGCAGTAGGATTAATCCTTCCCCGCGGGTCAAGACAGGGAATGTTCCCTCTTACCTTATTCGCCCTCTTGGGAACCCTTGCTTATGCCGTCTATGATTTCTTCTATGGTGGAAATGCGGCGTTCCTGCAAGGAATGTATATGCATGACCAGTTTGCAAGCTTTTTTAAGATTCTTTTCGTCATTGCGGCATTCCTTGTGGTGCTCTCAACGAAAGACTATGTGGCTAAATTCCAGGCTCATCGTGGAGAGTTCTATCCCTTATTGCTCATAGCTACTTTGGGCATGATGCTCATGGCTGGAGCAGGGGATCTTATCACCATGTATGTAGGCTTAGAGATGATGACCATAACCTTCTATATTCTCGTAGCCTACCATCCTAATGATCCAAAATCCTCAGAAGCCGGTATTAAGTATTTAGTTCTTGGAGCCGCTTCCTCGGCAGTGCTTCTCTATGGTATCAGCCTTATCTATGGACTCACCGGCTCCACCCAGATGCACTCGGTGGCCATGACCTTGGGTGCGGAAGCGAATCCGGTGACCATTCTGGCTACCGTGATGATGCTGGCCGGTTTTGGCTTTAAGATTAGTTTGGTTCCTTTCCATATGTGGGCGCCGGATATTTATGAAGGGGCACCTGCTCCGATTACCGCCTTCTTAGCTACAGCTTCCAAAGCTGCCGGTTTCGCAGCCCTGATCAGATTCTATGTCTTAATGATGTACAATCACTCCATGGGTGAAGCTGGGCTCATTCTGCTTCTTGTTCTGGCTGCTTTAACCATGATCATCGGAAACTTGATGGCCTTCCCGCAAAAGAACATCCAACGTTTGATGGCTTATTCAGGGATTGCCCAAGCAGGTTATGTCATTGTTGGTGTTATCGCAGTCTCCATTGCCAGCTCGGCAGCCCAAGGGGGCGTCGATCCGGTCAGTGCTTTTCTGGACGGGATTAAAGGGGTATTGTTCTACCTGATGATTTATGTCTTTGCCAACTTAGGGGCCTTTGCGGTGATTACCCATGTGGCCCAATCTCAAGGCAGCACAGAGATTAAGGACTATGCAGGTTTAGCTAAACGCTCCCCGCTGTCCGCCGCAGTTCTCACCTTATCCGTTCTTTCTTTGGCTGGGATTCCTCCCTTGGCAGGATTTGTGGGTAAATTCTACCTCTTCTCGGCTGTCGTCAACCAAGGTCATGTCTGGATAGCGGTGATTGGTTTTGTGATGAGTATGATTTCCGTCTACTACTATTTATCGATTGTTAAGGTCATGTATCTAGGCGATGGGGAAGGATTACCTGAAGTACCGGTTCGTGGTGCTGCCAAATTTGGTATGGTATTCTCTATGATCATTACCATTGTCTTAGGTATTTATCCCACACCTCTGGCTCAAATGGCGATTACAGCCGCTACGAGCCTGGTAAAATAG
- a CDS encoding NADH-quinone oxidoreductase subunit J family protein: MSTMATIVFFIFAIIAVASAWGVVTSKNIVHSAFFLALSFAGVAVLYVLLNAEYLAAVQLLVYAGAISIMVIFAVMLTLRGDVAVSSPVTKKWTQGALVGSLVFIVLALVILTNSDWRILAMPALAGGTTVELSKLLLTWYMVPFEAAAILITVALIGAVIIAKGGHESK; encoded by the coding sequence ATGAGTACTATGGCGACGATTGTATTTTTCATTTTCGCCATAATCGCCGTGGCTTCAGCATGGGGAGTTGTCACCTCGAAAAATATTGTACACAGTGCCTTTTTCTTGGCTCTTTCCTTTGCTGGAGTTGCCGTCCTGTATGTTCTCTTAAATGCTGAGTATCTTGCAGCAGTTCAACTTTTAGTTTATGCAGGAGCAATTTCGATTATGGTTATCTTTGCAGTCATGCTGACCTTAAGGGGCGATGTGGCTGTAAGCAGCCCTGTTACAAAAAAATGGACCCAAGGGGCTTTGGTGGGTTCCCTTGTCTTTATTGTTTTGGCCTTGGTTATTCTGACCAACAGTGATTGGCGAATTCTTGCCATGCCTGCACTTGCGGGAGGGACTACAGTGGAGCTCTCCAAGCTGCTCTTGACATGGTATATGGTACCTTTTGAAGCAGCTGCCATCCTTATTACAGTAGCATTGATTGGGGCAGTGATTATCGCGAAAGGAGGGCATGAAAGCAAATGA
- the nuoL gene encoding NADH-quinone oxidoreductase subunit L, whose amino-acid sequence MFKEMNDLFQWAWLIPFLPFLSFLLIALVTKRSKRLSSTISILAILTSFGLSIAIGLGVIQSGSQVVENPVLTTVNWLSIGGLHIDFGTLIDPMSAMMLFVVTLVASMVQIYSIGYMHGDPGFSRYYAFQSLFAASMLGMVLATNLLQLFIFWELVGLCSYLLIGFWFFKVSAREAAKKAFITTRVGDFGLLLGILFLYNQFGTLDFYGPGSLSVQMATNFQDFALIGGVSYLTIMAILVFIGPVGKSGQFPLHVWLPDAMEGPTPVSALIHAATMVVAGVYLVARMFFLFDNASPFALQLVAGMGAFTAIFAATIAIAQDDIKRILAYSTLSQLGYMMFALGVGSLTASMFHLMTHAFFKALMFLGAGSVIHALHEKQNIWDMGGLWKKMPITGTTFFIGVLAIAGIPPFAGFFSKDEILAAALHNGHPIIFAVGLFTAFLTAFYMSRLFFVAFMGKEKPENHPHESPWVMTLPLIILAFFSVVGGWVALPEHSFGFFVRYGAFHPHAMDWLVASVSIIAGVLGIGLAYITYVTRAIKAENVVARFPGVYKLLKNKYYIDEIYLWFIHKVMDGVVAKVLYWFDLYIIDGIVNGLAAVTRGSGRVLRRTTTGQLQTYALVFFFAIVVIYLVFALGEGQLSALNPAAMLGGVK is encoded by the coding sequence GTGTTCAAGGAAATGAATGATCTTTTTCAATGGGCATGGTTGATTCCCTTTTTGCCCTTCCTGTCGTTTCTACTCATCGCCTTAGTCACAAAGCGATCCAAAAGACTGTCCTCCACCATTTCTATTTTGGCGATTCTTACTTCGTTTGGATTGTCCATAGCTATCGGTCTTGGTGTAATTCAGTCTGGCTCGCAAGTCGTTGAAAACCCCGTGTTGACCACTGTGAACTGGCTCAGCATCGGCGGACTTCATATTGACTTTGGAACACTCATTGATCCTATGAGTGCGATGATGTTATTTGTAGTGACCTTGGTTGCATCCATGGTTCAGATTTACTCCATCGGATATATGCATGGAGACCCCGGTTTTTCACGTTATTATGCCTTTCAATCTTTATTCGCAGCTTCCATGCTGGGCATGGTTTTAGCAACAAACCTTTTGCAATTGTTTATCTTCTGGGAGCTCGTAGGACTATGCTCTTATCTGCTCATCGGATTCTGGTTCTTTAAGGTGTCCGCCCGGGAAGCGGCCAAGAAGGCCTTCATTACCACCCGTGTAGGGGACTTTGGCTTGCTCTTGGGAATTCTCTTCCTCTATAACCAATTCGGTACCTTGGATTTTTATGGTCCTGGTTCCTTATCCGTTCAAATGGCGACCAACTTCCAGGATTTTGCCCTGATCGGCGGAGTAAGTTATCTTACCATCATGGCAATTTTGGTCTTCATCGGGCCTGTTGGGAAATCCGGTCAGTTCCCCTTACACGTCTGGCTGCCTGATGCCATGGAAGGTCCTACACCCGTCAGCGCCTTGATCCACGCTGCAACCATGGTTGTAGCCGGGGTCTATTTGGTCGCACGGATGTTCTTCCTCTTTGATAACGCGTCTCCTTTTGCTCTGCAGCTGGTGGCAGGAATGGGTGCCTTTACGGCAATTTTTGCGGCCACCATTGCCATTGCGCAGGACGATATCAAACGGATCTTGGCTTATTCAACTTTAAGCCAATTGGGGTATATGATGTTCGCCCTTGGTGTCGGCTCCTTAACCGCCTCCATGTTCCACCTGATGACCCATGCCTTCTTTAAGGCCTTAATGTTCTTAGGAGCAGGTTCTGTCATTCATGCCCTGCATGAAAAGCAAAACATCTGGGATATGGGTGGACTTTGGAAGAAGATGCCGATTACAGGCACGACCTTCTTCATTGGGGTCTTGGCTATCGCCGGTATTCCGCCTTTTGCCGGATTCTTCTCCAAAGATGAAATTCTTGCCGCCGCATTGCATAATGGTCATCCTATCATCTTTGCAGTAGGCTTGTTTACCGCCTTCCTGACCGCCTTCTATATGAGCCGTCTCTTCTTTGTGGCCTTCATGGGTAAAGAGAAGCCGGAAAATCATCCTCACGAATCTCCTTGGGTGATGACCTTGCCTTTGATCATCCTGGCCTTCTTCAGCGTGGTCGGCGGATGGGTTGCCTTGCCTGAGCATAGTTTTGGTTTCTTCGTTCGTTACGGCGCGTTCCACCCTCATGCTATGGATTGGCTTGTTGCCTCTGTTTCCATTATCGCAGGAGTATTGGGGATCGGTTTGGCCTACATCACTTATGTGACCCGGGCTATTAAAGCTGAAAATGTGGTTGCCCGTTTCCCTGGTGTCTATAAGCTTCTTAAAAACAAGTACTATATCGACGAAATCTATCTCTGGTTCATTCATAAGGTTATGGATGGCGTTGTAGCCAAAGTACTTTATTGGTTTGACCTCTATATTATCGATGGTATTGTTAACGGGTTGGCAGCGGTTACCCGGGGTTCGGGCCGCGTCTTACGCCGGACCACCACTGGTCAGCTGCAAACCTATGCTTTGGTATTCTTCTTTGCTATAGTCGTAATCTATCTTGTCTTCGCCTTGGGAGAGGGACAGCTTTCGGCGCTTAATCCCGCAGCTATGCTAGGAGGTGTTAAGTAA
- a CDS encoding NADH-quinone oxidoreductase subunit D: MSDIYNEGTEELLLNMGPQHPSMHGVFRMIVRLQGETVTGIEPKIGYLHRGLEKIAESRTYPQFIPYTDRLDYLASPHNNLAYVQTVEKLMGLEIPERAEYLRIILAELARIASHQVFIASSALDMAGWTAWGYPFRDRERILDLFEMIAGSRLTVNCMRIGGVSSEPPAEFWPALESFLDDMPEKIEEYFNIYMGNEIAQARMKKIGILTKEAAENLCITGPALRASGVQYDVRKAEPYGIYDRFDFEVPVLYGCDNYDRNLIRFMEMNESLKIIRQAIRDIPEGPIMAKVPKIIKPPVGEVYHRVENPKGELGFYIVSNGTPKPERVKIRAGAFVNLQCLSEIGVGTYIQDLIASFASLDAVLGEVDK; encoded by the coding sequence ATGTCTGATATATACAATGAAGGAACAGAAGAACTCCTTTTAAACATGGGCCCCCAACATCCGAGTATGCACGGCGTATTTCGTATGATTGTTCGTTTACAGGGGGAAACTGTTACCGGTATTGAACCTAAGATTGGTTATTTGCATCGCGGGTTGGAGAAGATCGCAGAAAGCCGTACCTATCCGCAATTTATTCCCTATACCGATCGTTTGGATTATCTGGCCTCACCTCATAATAATCTGGCCTATGTCCAAACTGTTGAAAAATTAATGGGCCTTGAGATTCCGGAGAGAGCGGAATACCTCAGGATTATTTTAGCCGAGTTGGCTCGTATCGCCAGCCACCAGGTATTCATCGCCAGTTCCGCCTTGGATATGGCAGGATGGACGGCTTGGGGATATCCTTTCCGGGATCGGGAGAGAATCCTTGATCTGTTTGAAATGATAGCAGGCAGTCGTTTGACTGTGAATTGCATGCGGATTGGCGGAGTCAGTTCAGAGCCTCCCGCAGAATTCTGGCCTGCTTTGGAATCCTTCCTGGATGATATGCCGGAAAAGATTGAGGAGTATTTTAACATTTATATGGGCAATGAAATTGCCCAGGCACGGATGAAAAAGATAGGTATTCTCACCAAGGAGGCTGCAGAGAATCTTTGCATCACGGGTCCGGCTTTACGGGCTTCCGGTGTCCAATATGATGTACGGAAGGCTGAGCCTTATGGGATTTATGATCGCTTTGATTTTGAAGTTCCGGTGCTTTACGGTTGCGATAACTATGATCGCAATCTGATCCGTTTCATGGAGATGAACGAAAGCCTTAAGATCATTCGCCAAGCAATCAGGGATATCCCTGAGGGTCCGATTATGGCTAAAGTGCCTAAAATTATTAAACCACCGGTCGGTGAAGTCTATCATCGCGTGGAAAATCCCAAAGGTGAACTCGGTTTCTATATCGTAAGTAATGGAACACCGAAACCTGAGCGGGTTAAGATTCGGGCCGGCGCCTTCGTCAACCTTCAATGTTTAAGTGAAATTGGTGTGGGCACCTATATTCAAGATCTTATCGCAAGCTTTGCATCCTTGGATGCAGTACTTGGTGAAGTGGATAAGTAA
- a CDS encoding NADH-quinone oxidoreductase subunit B, with protein sequence MDVAKEKELREAEALMEKNMLLTSVDKILNWGRGHSFWPVTFGLACCAIEMMAAGGPRVDISRFGYEVFRASPRHADVMIVAGTCTRKMAPLLRMIYDQMPEPKWVIAMGSCAAAGGPFADSYSMLTGVDKVVPVDVYIPGCPPRPESLVYGLLQLQHKVNHPDKVRLLKHGK encoded by the coding sequence GTGGATGTAGCAAAAGAGAAAGAACTCCGCGAAGCCGAAGCTCTTATGGAAAAAAACATGCTGCTCACCAGTGTTGATAAAATTCTGAACTGGGGACGGGGGCATTCTTTTTGGCCGGTAACCTTCGGTTTAGCTTGCTGTGCTATCGAAATGATGGCTGCAGGTGGTCCGCGTGTTGACATCTCTCGTTTTGGGTATGAGGTCTTCCGGGCGTCACCTCGCCATGCCGATGTCATGATTGTCGCTGGAACATGTACTCGCAAAATGGCTCCTCTTCTGCGGATGATTTATGACCAGATGCCTGAACCGAAATGGGTTATTGCTATGGGCAGCTGTGCCGCTGCAGGTGGTCCTTTTGCGGATTCCTATTCCATGTTGACAGGTGTGGACAAAGTAGTCCCTGTCGATGTCTATATTCCTGGCTGCCCTCCACGGCCGGAGTCCTTAGTATATGGGTTGCTTCAACTTCAACATAAGGTGAATCACCCAGACAAGGTGAGGTTATTGAAACATGGGAAATAA